The DNA segment ATAAATTACTCAAGCTTGCAGGTCTTGAACTGCCCTACTGGGCCACCAATCCCCCGCAGTGGGCTGGTGGACCCGAAGGGAGCATTGCGAATTTCCCTGCCGCCATCATCGTCTTGCTCGTCACCACGATCCTCGTAATTGGGATTAAGGAAAGTGCAAGAGCTGCCGGTATGATTGTGCTCCTGAAACTAGTAGTGATTCTCTTCTTTATCGCTGTTGGGGCTCCCGCTGTGAACAGCGACAATTGGACACCGTTCATGCCGAACGGGTTCGAGGGAGTCCGAGCCGCTGCGGCCATCATCTTCTTTGCCTATATTGGGTTTGATGCTGTCTCTACGGCTGCAGAGGAGGCGAAAAATCCTCAGCGAGATGTTCCGTTCGGGATCCTTGGATCGTTGAGTGTATGTACGGTTCTGTATATTTCCGTCGCGACCGTACTGACGGGGCTGGTCCCGGTAGGCCAAATCGACATTCATGCACCAGTCGCTGAAGCGCTCACGCTGGTCGGGTTCAAGTGGGGTGCCGCGATCGTCGCAATTGGAGCTGTTGCTGGAATCACCAGCGTACTGGTGGTTATGATGCTAGGGCAAATCCGAGTCTTCTTTGCCATGTCACGGGATCAACTACTGAGTCCACGCCTATCTACGGTTCATGGACGATTTGGGACGCCGCATCGTGCGACCATTCTCACTGGTGTCGCCGTGGCAATTCTTTCGGCGTTCTTCCAGATTGGGGATGCGGCCGATATGACCAACATCGGAACATTTTTTGCGTTCGTCTTGGTCAGTTTCGGGGTCATGCTGTTGCGATACACAAAGCCCTATCAACCTCGCCCATTTCGTCTTCCGTTCATGCCCCTTGTGCCGCTCCTTAGCATTGTAGCCTGTCTCTACCTCATGGCCGGGCTGCCGTGGGCCACATGGATCCGCTTTATAGTGTGGACTGCTGTGGGCATTGTCGTCTACGTCGGCTATGGCATGAAGCATAGCAAGCTCTCCAGGGGAGATACCCAGAATTGTTGAGGGTCCCGACGAGACGGGCGGTAAATCCTGACCTGAGCTATGTGGAGGGCGATGTCGTCGATGCAGGAACTGCGGCAGGAGAGGCCTCAGTCTGGGTTGAAGCTGCTCCAGGCGTAGCCTGGTTCGTAACAACTGGCGTAGGTGGAGTGGAAGCGGTTCCTGCTGGAGTAGCAGGGGGTGGAGGAGTCGCGGCTTTTGGAGGTGCAGCAGGTTTTGGTGGGGCCGGTTTTTCCGGCTTAATTCCTCCTTCCCAGGAGGGACCGGAATACATATCTGCCGTTAAGCCCTTGGTTTTCCATTTTTCTTCGAAATCAGCTGCGGCTTTGTTCGGTGTTTCGCCAACACCTGTTACATCATTCCAGGGGTACACTTTGGGTCCGATCTGGCATCCAGATTCTGTTCGTCGCAAATACAAGGCGATTGGATTGCCGCGGTAGGGCCCAAGAAAAATATGAACCGATCCGACGTACTCAAGCAATGAGGCCATAAGGCCCTCCCAGAAATGCTCATGATGCCACAAGACGTGAGAACGGAGCAAGACTACCTTTCAGTGGCACCTTCCGGAGTCAGAGACCGCCCACTTGAAGGGGCAATCCATAGGTCGTCTTACAAAGAGAACAAATCGTCAAAAAGTCTCATGCCTCAGTTTTCATGGCCCGTTCTCGAGTGTGATGAATGGAGCGCAAGAGCGCTCGATGGCTCCGGCAGCCGACCGCCAATCTCGCGTCAGAGATTGTGACGGGTCGATAGGGAAGGAGGTACCGGTCCTTTAGACGGCGGATGCGGGCAAGAGACTGAGCCAACCGTTGGGAAGAGATATCCGTGTTGGCGACAGCCTTACTGACGGCGTGCATGGCGGTGACCACTCGATTCCGATCCCTGCAGATCAGCGGCATGTCGCAACCTGCCTGGATGGCCAGAACAGCCGCGTCTCCTATACCATAGTGATCGATGATCGCATGCATTTCGAGGTCATCGGTCAGCACGACTCCGTCGTAGTACAACTCTTGGCGAAGCAATTTTGAGATGATGGCCGGGGACAAGGTCGCTGGCCGTTGCTCATCCAACGCCTGATACTGAACATGGGCTGTCATCATCGTCGAGACGCCGCCGGCAATCGCTCGACGGAACGGGGGAAACTCAATGCGCTCGAGACGATCGCGAGAGGCGGTCACGACGGGTAATTCTTTATGTGAGTCCGACGTGGTATCGCCATGTCCTGGAAAGTGTTTCCCACAGGCGACCACGCGATTGTCTTGGAGGCCACCCACCGTGGCGACTCCCAATTCAGACACCAGAGTGGGAGTTGTACCGAACGCTCGGTCGCCGATGACCGGGTTTGAAGGATTACTATTGACATCCAACACCGGGGACATATTCATGTTGATCCCGACGGCCGCCAATTCTTTTGCGGTCGTTGCAGCAGCGGCATAGGCCAGTTCTGAGGAGTGGCACTGTCCCAGGACATCACATGGTGGAAAAATCGTAAATTCTTTCGGCAACCGTGAGACACGTCCGCCTTCTTGATCAATGGAGATCAGGAGAGGCGAATGCGGACTGCAGCGTTGAAGTGCATTCGTCAAGTCGACGATTTGCTCGGCCGATTCCAGGTTTCTTGCAAATAGGATGACACCACCGGGCTGATATTCTTTGATGAACGACGCAAGATCAGCCGATACAGTCGTACCGTCGAACCCTATCATAAAAAGTTGCCCGACCTGGCCATGAGTCATTGTCATGCTTGCGTGCTCTCTTGCTTCAGCGAACGAGTGATCAGGAACTGAATCAACAGCCTTGTCCCGATACCAGTTGGGCCTTTAGGAATATACGCGCGTTCCCGCTCGCTCCAATCGGTACTGGCAATATCGAGGTGCACCCAAGGATAGTCGCCCACGAACTTGCTCAGAAACAGGGCGGCGGTGATCATGCCGCCTCCACGCCCACCGATATTTCGCATATCGGCCACATCACTTCGTAGTTGCTCGAAATATTCCTCCCACAAGGGCATTTCCCATACCCGCTCCCCGGCTCGGAGACCGGCGCTTGTGATCGCCTCCTTCAACTTCGTATCGGTGCCAAACATGCCGATTGCGAATTGTCCTAGGGCGACAACGCAAGCTCCTGTCAGTGTGGCGATGTCGATGAGCGCGGCTGGTTTAAAACGGGTGGCATAGGCCAGACCGTCCGACAGAATCAACCGCCCCTCGGCATCGGTGTTTTGGACTTCCACAGTTCTTCCTGAGAGTGTGGTGACCACGTCACCGGGACGCATGGCACGACCGCCAGGCATATTTTCTGCCACCGGAAGGATGCCGACGAGGTTGAGGGGTAATTTTAGTCTGGCCGCAGCTCGTACGGTGGCTAAGACCTCTGCCCCTCCGGTCATATCGGCTTTCATTTGCTCCATGTTTTCCGCTGGTTTGAGGGAGATCCCTCCGGTATCGAAGGTGATGGTTTTCCCGACGAGGACGACCGGGGGATCGGCTTTCTTCTTGGCTCCGTGGTACTGGAGAATAATGAACTTGGGTGGTTCATAGCTGCCTTTCGCAACGCCAAGCAACGCACCCATCCCAAGCCGTTCCATCTCCTTCTGTTCCAGGATTTTGAGGCTGATCCCGGTGTCCTTCGCCACGGCCTTTGCCTCGCTAGCAATCTTCGTCGGGGTCATCACATTGGAAGGATGGTTACAGAGATCACGAACGAAGACAGTGGCTTCGGCCGTTGCGATACCACGGCGAATGCCCTCAGAACTGGAGCTCACCAGGTTTTTCTGCGAGACCAGAATGGTCATGGCAGTTACGCCCTTGCCTGCGGGAGCCTCACTGCGATAGGCCGTGAACTGATAGCTTCCTAAGATGGCTCCTTCGGTGAGGGTCTGTGACAGGTCGCACATGGAAGCCCCGCGTGGTGTAACGCTCGGCAGCGCGACCGTGAAGGAGCCTGCCTTTGCCTGGCGAACCCGTTTGACGGCATACCCCATGGCTTGGCGAATCTGATCCAAGCCGAGCTGATGGTGTTTCCCAAGACCGGCTAAAATCAGACGCTTTGCAGGAAGCTTTCCATGGGTGTGAAGCAGCATGACCTCATGAGCCTTCCCTTCGAATTCACGCGATCGCCGAAGCTCTCGAAGTGCTCCACCAAGGGCTCGATCCAACAAAGTTTCGTCGGGTGTCGAAAGAGTTTCGTCTTCACACAGCAGGATGACGAGCGCTTCTGTACGGTCGGTGTCGACGCGTCCTTGTTTGGCGTGAATCCGCATGATGTCCATTGGATACTCCTTGTGTGAATATGAACGATG comes from the Nitrospira sp. genome and includes:
- a CDS encoding amino acid permease — its product is MSNPFFRTKPIDQILSDAEQPEHRLKKTLTAWDLTALGIGAIIGTGIFVLVGTAIVGDAHRPGAGPGIVLSFVLSGVTCALAALCYAEFSAMIPVAGSAYTFSYATLGEFLAWLTGWNLILEYGVACVAVAIGWSGYFNKLLKLAGLELPYWATNPPQWAGGPEGSIANFPAAIIVLLVTTILVIGIKESARAAGMIVLLKLVVILFFIAVGAPAVNSDNWTPFMPNGFEGVRAAAAIIFFAYIGFDAVSTAAEEAKNPQRDVPFGILGSLSVCTVLYISVATVLTGLVPVGQIDIHAPVAEALTLVGFKWGAAIVAIGAVAGITSVLVVMMLGQIRVFFAMSRDQLLSPRLSTVHGRFGTPHRATILTGVAVAILSAFFQIGDAADMTNIGTFFAFVLVSFGVMLLRYTKPYQPRPFRLPFMPLVPLLSIVACLYLMAGLPWATWIRFIVWTAVGIVVYVGYGMKHSKLSRGDTQNC
- the nagZ gene encoding beta-N-acetylhexosaminidase gives rise to the protein MTMTHGQVGQLFMIGFDGTTVSADLASFIKEYQPGGVILFARNLESAEQIVDLTNALQRCSPHSPLLISIDQEGGRVSRLPKEFTIFPPCDVLGQCHSSELAYAAAATTAKELAAVGINMNMSPVLDVNSNPSNPVIGDRAFGTTPTLVSELGVATVGGLQDNRVVACGKHFPGHGDTTSDSHKELPVVTASRDRLERIEFPPFRRAIAGGVSTMMTAHVQYQALDEQRPATLSPAIISKLLRQELYYDGVVLTDDLEMHAIIDHYGIGDAAVLAIQAGCDMPLICRDRNRVVTAMHAVSKAVANTDISSQRLAQSLARIRRLKDRYLLPYRPVTISDARLAVGCRSHRALLRSIHHTRERAMKTEA
- a CDS encoding leucyl aminopeptidase, which encodes MDIMRIHAKQGRVDTDRTEALVILLCEDETLSTPDETLLDRALGGALRELRRSREFEGKAHEVMLLHTHGKLPAKRLILAGLGKHHQLGLDQIRQAMGYAVKRVRQAKAGSFTVALPSVTPRGASMCDLSQTLTEGAILGSYQFTAYRSEAPAGKGVTAMTILVSQKNLVSSSSEGIRRGIATAEATVFVRDLCNHPSNVMTPTKIASEAKAVAKDTGISLKILEQKEMERLGMGALLGVAKGSYEPPKFIILQYHGAKKKADPPVVLVGKTITFDTGGISLKPAENMEQMKADMTGGAEVLATVRAAARLKLPLNLVGILPVAENMPGGRAMRPGDVVTTLSGRTVEVQNTDAEGRLILSDGLAYATRFKPAALIDIATLTGACVVALGQFAIGMFGTDTKLKEAITSAGLRAGERVWEMPLWEEYFEQLRSDVADMRNIGGRGGGMITAALFLSKFVGDYPWVHLDIASTDWSERERAYIPKGPTGIGTRLLIQFLITRSLKQESTQA